One segment of Leptospirillum ferrooxidans C2-3 DNA contains the following:
- a CDS encoding SIR2 family protein: MAIVQTSMEVSPEEMTNTIGEIAKFWKDGSLVVYLGPDLFVNPPGFPTSEPELCARLCEKITVPGRLKGKLHESAQYIESYKHRKTLTSLMGELFTKDADEAPVHRILSEYPLPLVVDTWFSTISSKCLVRTGEIQISAVSKAEYRDKWYRIDRKTKDGWEPADHVSPSDHVLYRPFGTMIPNVEVLVSDADFVEVLTEIDIQTPIPEWIKTHRTGKHFLFLGCHFDDQTTRMFARQIMKRSSNRHFVVTDGAVLPKEGRFYEQEGISILPLALNSTFLPKLKEVLGKD, from the coding sequence ATGGCCATTGTCCAAACCAGTATGGAAGTTTCGCCGGAAGAGATGACCAATACCATCGGAGAAATTGCAAAGTTTTGGAAGGATGGATCCCTTGTCGTCTATCTCGGGCCGGACCTGTTTGTTAATCCTCCGGGATTTCCGACAAGCGAACCTGAGCTCTGCGCAAGGCTTTGTGAAAAAATTACCGTTCCCGGACGGCTCAAAGGCAAGCTTCACGAATCCGCCCAGTATATAGAGTCCTACAAGCACAGGAAAACACTCACGTCCCTGATGGGGGAGCTTTTTACAAAAGACGCGGACGAAGCTCCCGTCCATCGGATTTTATCCGAATATCCCCTGCCTCTCGTCGTCGATACCTGGTTTTCAACCATATCGTCAAAGTGTCTGGTCAGGACGGGAGAGATCCAGATCAGCGCCGTGAGCAAGGCGGAATACAGGGACAAATGGTACCGGATCGACCGGAAGACCAAAGACGGGTGGGAGCCGGCAGATCATGTCTCTCCCTCTGATCATGTCCTCTATCGTCCGTTCGGAACGATGATTCCCAATGTGGAGGTGCTGGTCTCCGACGCCGACTTTGTCGAGGTCCTGACCGAAATCGACATACAGACCCCCATTCCCGAGTGGATCAAGACCCACCGGACAGGCAAACACTTTCTTTTTCTCGGTTGCCATTTTGACGATCAGACAACCCGGATGTTTGCCCGCCAGATCATGAAACGGTCCTCAAACCGGCACTTTGTCGTCACCGACGGGGCCGTGCTCCCAAAAGAAGGGCGTTTCTACGAGCAGGAAGGGATTTCGATTCTTCCCCTGGCTCTCAACAGCACTTTTCTCCCGAAACTCAAGGAAGTGCTCGGAAAAGACTGA
- the nifW gene encoding nitrogenase-stabilizing/protective protein NifW, which produces MVVWEEESRKLSAAEDYFHFFNVEFDPKVVHVNRLHILKKFGQFRDAIEKEWPSDGSPEQKREAYRRALEMAYETFLTATAQDEKLFKVFQHEAQVFNVEFHPEGTKDRD; this is translated from the coding sequence ATGGTCGTATGGGAAGAAGAATCCAGAAAACTGAGCGCTGCCGAGGACTATTTCCATTTTTTCAATGTGGAATTTGACCCAAAGGTCGTCCATGTCAATCGACTGCACATCCTGAAAAAATTCGGACAGTTCCGTGACGCGATCGAAAAGGAATGGCCTTCGGACGGCTCTCCGGAACAAAAGCGCGAAGCTTACCGGAGGGCTCTTGAAATGGCCTATGAAACCTTTCTGACAGCAACGGCACAGGATGAAAAACTGTTCAAGGTGTTCCAGCATGAAGCTCAGGTTTTCAATGTGGAGTTTCACCCTGAAGGAACAAAGGATCGGGATTAG
- the fdxB gene encoding ferredoxin III, nif-specific produces MDGSACVTGTTRGQLTWTPRFVETIDIDKCIGCGRCFKVCGRGILALMGIDEDGEAVVITAENEDELDKKVMNIVHPELCIGCESCAKVCPKKCYQHKEMQTS; encoded by the coding sequence ATGGACGGATCGGCCTGTGTCACGGGAACCACAAGAGGTCAACTGACCTGGACCCCGCGATTTGTCGAAACGATCGACATCGACAAGTGCATCGGATGTGGCCGCTGCTTCAAGGTCTGCGGGCGGGGAATCCTGGCCCTCATGGGCATCGACGAGGATGGAGAGGCGGTGGTCATTACGGCTGAAAACGAAGACGAACTCGACAAGAAAGTCATGAACATCGTTCATCCGGAATTGTGTATCGGCTGTGAGTCATGTGCCAAGGTGTGTCCCAAAAAGTGCTACCAACACAAGGAAATGCAAACATCCTGA
- a CDS encoding P-II family nitrogen regulator, with the protein MLVEITAILRRDKVGPTMKGLDAMGLGAMTLTTVNGRGLQGGNVMTDIDRAVPAEYESVSKIVNHLTPASFALSHSLTRPVFWIPKRMIQIVVPTSMKNEVIDLIMSVNRTGWMGDGKIFVSPIEESLRIRTGEHGTDSVL; encoded by the coding sequence ATGTTGGTCGAAATAACTGCAATTTTGCGCCGTGACAAGGTGGGTCCCACAATGAAGGGGCTCGATGCCATGGGTCTTGGGGCGATGACGCTGACAACGGTCAACGGACGGGGTCTCCAGGGAGGCAATGTGATGACCGATATCGATCGGGCGGTTCCCGCCGAATATGAGTCGGTCTCCAAAATTGTCAACCATCTGACCCCTGCGTCTTTCGCACTGTCCCATTCGTTGACCCGTCCCGTGTTCTGGATTCCCAAGAGGATGATCCAGATCGTCGTTCCGACATCGATGAAAAACGAGGTGATCGATCTGATCATGAGTGTAAACAGGACAGGCTGGATGGGTGACGGAAAGATCTTCGTCAGCCCCATCGAGGAAAGTCTTCGTATCCGGACAGGTGAACACGGAACAGATTCCGTCTTGTAG
- a CDS encoding HesA/MoeB/ThiF family protein: MTAILENARVARQMNLPGWSQEHQDRLFRSRVFLAGIGGIGGVVAEYLVMGGVREITLVHEGELCLPDLNRQTLMSFDGIGKSRVHLAANRLRSLVPDCHIEAFDTKVTNDLLPLLSSADIVIDARTNFEERFLLNRLSAVSEKSLIFSAMNGTEGMVAHLRPGRGACLECVFPEGDPEWDPLGFPVLGAISGTVGAMAAILAIRILSGYGSQAEEQMTLFEGMDLSTRNFSLVRHKACPFCQSL; encoded by the coding sequence ATGACCGCCATTCTGGAAAATGCCCGAGTAGCCCGTCAGATGAACCTTCCCGGATGGAGCCAGGAGCATCAGGACCGTCTGTTCAGAAGCCGGGTTTTTCTCGCCGGAATCGGAGGGATCGGAGGAGTGGTCGCGGAATATCTGGTCATGGGCGGCGTTCGGGAGATCACTCTCGTCCATGAGGGGGAGCTCTGTCTTCCCGACCTGAACCGGCAGACCCTCATGAGCTTTGACGGAATCGGCAAAAGTCGGGTTCATCTGGCTGCCAACCGGCTCAGGAGCCTGGTTCCCGATTGCCATATCGAGGCCTTTGACACAAAGGTGACAAACGATCTTCTCCCTCTTCTTTCATCGGCGGACATCGTCATCGATGCACGAACAAACTTTGAGGAACGATTTCTCCTGAACAGGCTGTCGGCAGTCTCCGAAAAATCCCTGATTTTCTCGGCAATGAATGGCACGGAAGGGATGGTCGCCCATCTTCGACCGGGTCGGGGAGCCTGTCTTGAATGTGTCTTTCCCGAAGGAGATCCGGAATGGGATCCGCTCGGTTTTCCCGTTCTCGGAGCCATCTCGGGAACGGTTGGCGCGATGGCCGCCATTTTGGCCATCCGGATCCTCTCCGGCTATGGATCCCAGGCAGAAGAGCAGATGACCCTCTTCGAGGGGATGGACCTGTCGACCAGGAACTTCTCCCTGGTCAGACACAAGG
- a CDS encoding homocitrate synthase/isopropylmalate synthase family protein, whose amino-acid sequence MIEEGTEVHNKADSGFDPVFVDTTIRDGGQSPGVFFDRPTKMVIVTTLARIGVREIEVGTPCLGDHEVEDLRALLSLPVPVELFPWLRPLDTDFETALTLGFKRVHVSFPTSDAHRASVQNMGQPDIIERVRKTVLKLSGEGCRVSIGLEDGSRAPMDFLKEFIAAVRESGGIRVRYCDTVGKHHPAELIGRIEEISKEGLPIEIHCHNDLGMATANTVAAYHSGARYLSTTVTGVGERAGNAAMEEVAFALACERGDPSLPESSTIDLPGLAHISRWLYGAIRRTLSPYRPVVGSRIFHHSSGIHVDGVIKDPANYELFPPDLVGSKRKIIVTHQTGRAGIKNVLERMGYRPSKEILDRLVPLVREEGWKLKGIVPAQTILNQFMAILDSNEGRFQEPLGHRL is encoded by the coding sequence ATGATCGAGGAGGGAACAGAAGTCCATAACAAGGCGGATTCGGGTTTCGATCCTGTCTTTGTCGATACGACCATTCGTGATGGCGGACAGTCGCCTGGGGTTTTCTTTGATCGCCCCACCAAAATGGTCATCGTTACCACCCTTGCAAGAATAGGCGTTCGGGAAATCGAGGTCGGAACTCCCTGTCTGGGAGACCACGAGGTCGAGGATCTCCGGGCCTTGCTTTCCCTTCCGGTTCCGGTCGAACTTTTCCCGTGGCTGCGACCACTCGATACCGATTTTGAGACGGCACTGACGCTCGGTTTCAAGAGGGTCCATGTCTCTTTTCCCACATCGGATGCCCATCGGGCCTCAGTCCAGAACATGGGGCAGCCGGACATTATCGAGCGGGTCCGGAAAACCGTTCTCAAACTCTCAGGCGAGGGGTGCCGGGTCTCGATCGGACTTGAAGACGGATCGAGGGCCCCCATGGATTTTCTGAAGGAGTTCATCGCCGCCGTCCGGGAGTCCGGGGGAATCCGGGTACGTTACTGCGACACAGTCGGAAAGCACCATCCGGCCGAACTGATTGGAAGAATTGAGGAGATTTCAAAAGAGGGTCTTCCGATCGAGATCCACTGCCACAATGATTTGGGTATGGCGACCGCCAATACGGTTGCCGCTTATCATTCCGGTGCCCGGTATCTCTCCACTACAGTGACCGGTGTCGGAGAGCGCGCAGGAAATGCGGCCATGGAAGAGGTGGCCTTTGCCCTGGCCTGCGAAAGGGGAGATCCGTCGCTTCCCGAATCCTCAACGATCGACCTTCCTGGACTTGCCCATATTTCCCGATGGCTTTATGGGGCTATCCGGAGAACCCTCTCTCCCTATCGACCGGTGGTCGGCTCGCGAATCTTTCATCATTCCTCGGGAATTCATGTCGACGGGGTCATCAAGGATCCCGCCAATTATGAGCTTTTCCCCCCCGATCTTGTGGGTTCCAAGCGAAAAATCATCGTGACCCACCAGACAGGCCGGGCCGGGATCAAAAATGTTCTGGAACGCATGGGATATCGGCCGTCGAAAGAGATTCTCGACCGGCTGGTTCCCCTTGTGAGGGAAGAAGGATGGAAACTCAAGGGAATTGTTCCGGCACAGACGATTCTGAACCAGTTCATGGCCATCCTGGATTCGAACGAGGGACGATTCCAGGAACCACTGGGACACAGGCTATGA
- a CDS encoding CCE_0567 family metalloprotein, producing the protein MDLKELEGKYRKLARQASETAMELHDLTEELPGAYQKIEEVARKAILKHQEWAEAKEAFEKAQSS; encoded by the coding sequence ATGGATCTGAAAGAACTTGAAGGAAAGTACCGAAAACTCGCACGTCAGGCATCTGAAACAGCCATGGAGCTTCACGACCTGACGGAGGAGCTTCCCGGGGCATACCAAAAAATTGAGGAAGTGGCCAGAAAGGCGATTTTGAAACACCAGGAATGGGCCGAAGCCAAGGAAGCCTTCGAAAAAGCTCAGTCTTCCTGA
- a CDS encoding P-II family nitrogen regulator, whose translation MKMVRAIVRPEKENDVVLALEAKGFPALTKTHVFGRGKQKGITVGPIHYDELPKVMLMIVTEDESVPVIIDVIQKAAFVGYEGDGKIFVSPVTESYTIRTGAKAE comes from the coding sequence ATGAAAATGGTTCGGGCAATTGTTCGTCCTGAGAAAGAAAACGACGTGGTTCTGGCACTGGAAGCCAAAGGTTTTCCCGCGTTGACAAAAACGCATGTGTTTGGACGCGGAAAACAGAAAGGAATCACCGTTGGCCCGATCCATTATGACGAACTTCCCAAGGTCATGCTCATGATTGTCACAGAGGATGAATCTGTCCCTGTCATCATCGATGTCATACAGAAGGCAGCCTTTGTGGGCTACGAAGGGGATGGAAAGATTTTTGTCTCGCCTGTGACAGAAAGCTATACCATCAGAACCGGGGCAAAAGCCGAATAA
- a CDS encoding NifU family protein, giving the protein MDEIFEEPDADRDDFVGDFYWSLHSVMDPIRCELILAGGDVRLAGVATDGRVIVRLMGPFTKSCMDKRAVVEQIEQYLKSKDDRVTQVLPVCPNPEETL; this is encoded by the coding sequence GTGGACGAAATATTTGAAGAGCCGGATGCCGACCGGGATGACTTTGTCGGCGACTTCTACTGGTCTTTGCACAGCGTGATGGATCCCATCCGGTGCGAGCTGATTCTTGCGGGAGGAGATGTCCGGCTGGCCGGTGTTGCCACCGATGGCCGGGTCATCGTCCGGCTCATGGGCCCCTTTACGAAATCCTGCATGGACAAAAGGGCGGTTGTCGAACAGATCGAACAATATCTGAAGTCAAAGGACGATCGCGTCACACAGGTTCTTCCTGTTTGCCCGAATCCTGAAGAAACCCTTTGA
- the nifT gene encoding putative nitrogen fixation protein NifT: MKVMVRKNADGIFSVYVPKKDLEEPIVQSDKEALFGGNVTLANGMVLELPELTDGQSLPITVEARKVSG, translated from the coding sequence GTGAAAGTCATGGTCCGTAAAAATGCAGACGGTATTTTTTCAGTCTATGTCCCGAAAAAGGACCTTGAAGAACCGATCGTCCAGTCCGACAAGGAAGCCTTGTTCGGAGGAAATGTCACTTTGGCCAATGGAATGGTGCTGGAGCTTCCCGAGTTGACCGATGGCCAATCTCTTCCGATTACGGTCGAGGCACGGAAAGTTTCGGGATGA
- a CDS encoding ANTAR domain-containing response regulator produces the protein MSTIVLVQKDTNRHTEIVRELTAIGVERVLVLSLEAFLSRTDPESVDGILLDRGESLGTFFQIVQSVGGGPPIPIILLMERRDEHGGRDCLTGVMLQPFCDLRFASLFKEAVFHIRDFCAVCEENQRLKEEVLERKIIERAKWILVKQEGLSEDNAYRRIRAESMKKRRSMKDVAIDILARSGEFGEDLMYREHETGEKGLPGNRR, from the coding sequence ATGAGTACGATCGTTCTGGTTCAAAAAGACACCAATCGTCACACCGAAATCGTCCGGGAGCTGACCGCCATCGGAGTGGAGAGGGTTCTGGTCCTTTCACTTGAGGCCTTTCTTTCGAGGACGGACCCTGAGAGCGTGGACGGGATCCTTCTCGATCGGGGGGAATCCCTGGGAACCTTCTTTCAGATTGTCCAGAGTGTTGGAGGGGGCCCACCCATACCGATCATCCTTCTCATGGAGAGAAGGGATGAGCATGGGGGACGGGATTGTCTCACCGGAGTCATGCTGCAGCCGTTTTGCGACCTCCGCTTTGCCTCCCTGTTCAAGGAAGCCGTCTTCCATATCCGGGACTTCTGCGCCGTATGCGAGGAAAACCAGAGACTCAAGGAGGAGGTGCTCGAGCGCAAGATCATCGAACGGGCCAAATGGATTCTGGTGAAGCAGGAAGGTCTTTCCGAGGACAATGCCTATCGTCGCATCCGGGCAGAAAGCATGAAAAAGCGACGGTCGATGAAAGATGTCGCCATCGACATTCTGGCCCGGTCAGGAGAGTTCGGAGAGGATCTGATGTACAGGGAGCATGAAACCGGTGAAAAAGGTCTCCCCGGCAATAGGCGCTAA